The DNA region TGCAACGGTGAGGAAAAAGTAAAACGTGTGAAAGAAGAAATTGCTGGAAAGAAATTCGATAAAATCATTGCGTTCGGCGATACTTCGGGCGACCGTCCGATGATGGAATTTGCAGATGAAAGCCATTACCAATTTTTTCATTAAATTTATTCCCGCAAAAATTTCAGCCGCAATCAACAAACTTTTCAAGTAACAATGGACAAAATATATCTGGACAATGCCGCCACGACGCCGCTTTCGGAAGAAGTAATCGATGCAATGGTCGGAGTGATGAAAGTGAATTTCGGGAATCCCTCATCTACGCACACTTTCGGACAGGAAGCCAAGGTCCTCATTGAAAATGTCCGACGAGAAGCTGCGGATTACCTCCACGTTTCGCCTGCCGAAATTATTTTCACCAGCTGCGGTACTGAATCCAACAACATGATCATCAAATCCTGTGTGAACCACCTCGGTGTGGAAAGGATTATTACCTCGCCGATCGAGCATAAATGTGTTGCAGAAACTGTTCTGGATATGAAGAAAAGGAGAGGAGTGGAAGTAGTATATCTTCGTCCGAACAAGAAAGGCGACATTGATTTGGCGAAACTCGAGGAAGTGTTGAAAACTTCCGACAAAAAAACCTTGGTTTCGCTGATGCACGCCAACAACGAGATCGGCAATTTACTTGACCTCAAAAAAGTAGCGGCAATCTGCAAAGAAAACAACGCATTATTCCATTCCGACACCGTTCAGTCGATGGCGCATTTAGAAATGGATTTCTCCGAAATTCCTCTTGATTTTGCTTCCTGCAGTGCCCACAAATTCCACGGGCCAAAGGGAAGCGGTTTCGCATTTGTCCGAAAATCTTCGGGATTAAAAGGAATCATCACGGGCGGACCTCAGGAAAGAAGTTTGAGGGCGGGAACTGAAAATGTTTGCGGTATCGTCGGCTTAGGAAAAGCGCTGGAACTTTCGCTGAAAAATATGGAGGAATACACTTCACATATTGAGGAAGTGAAACAATATGCGATTGACCGTCTTTCCGCAGAAATCGGCGGGGTAAAATTCAATGGCAGAAGTGCGGAACTTGATAAAAGTCTTTACACCGTTTTGAGCGTTCTTCTTCCTTTCAAAGATCCGATGATCGGTTTGAAACTCGACATGAAGGGAATCGCGATTTCGCAGGGAAGTGCCTGTTCTTCGGGAGCGACGCATCCTTCGATGGTGATGATGACGGTGCTTGATGAAGAAGAAATGGAACATACGACGCCGTTGCGCGTTTCTTTCAGCCACCTCACCACAAAAGCCGAAATTGACCGGCTTGTAGAAGCTTTGAAAGAAATAGCAGTGACTTTCAGTATAGAAAAAACAGATGTTGAGAATAGATAAATCTTTCAACCAATTGGTAGGAAAGTTGTAACTTTGAACTCTTAAAAGAACAATTAAAATTTAGAAGAAATGGCATTAGAAATTACAGACCAATCGTTCCAGGAAACGGTTTTGAATTCAGATAAACCTGTATTGGTTGACTTTTGGGCGGTTTGGTGCGGCCCGTGCAGAATGTTGGGTCCGATCATTGAAGAGGTAGCTGCAGATTTTGAAGGGAAGGCAATCGTAGGAAAGGTAGATGTGGACAATAACCAGCAGGTTTCTGTGGACTACGGAATCAGAAATATCCCAACAGTTTTGATTTTCAAAAACGGTGAAGTCGTTGACAAAATCGTGGGTGTTGCTCCTAAGGAGGTAATCGCAGAGAAGCTATCCGCACATCTGTAAAAATAACTTACTTGAAAATGAATGCTTTCCTTTTTTGGGAAGCATTTTTTTTGCAAATAGTTTGTGAGATTAGATAAATGTTGTATTTTTGCACTCACCAAAAAGAGA from Chryseobacterium suipulveris includes:
- the trxA gene encoding thioredoxin, translating into MALEITDQSFQETVLNSDKPVLVDFWAVWCGPCRMLGPIIEEVAADFEGKAIVGKVDVDNNQQVSVDYGIRNIPTVLIFKNGEVVDKIVGVAPKEVIAEKLSAHL
- a CDS encoding cysteine desulfurase family protein, translated to MDKIYLDNAATTPLSEEVIDAMVGVMKVNFGNPSSTHTFGQEAKVLIENVRREAADYLHVSPAEIIFTSCGTESNNMIIKSCVNHLGVERIITSPIEHKCVAETVLDMKKRRGVEVVYLRPNKKGDIDLAKLEEVLKTSDKKTLVSLMHANNEIGNLLDLKKVAAICKENNALFHSDTVQSMAHLEMDFSEIPLDFASCSAHKFHGPKGSGFAFVRKSSGLKGIITGGPQERSLRAGTENVCGIVGLGKALELSLKNMEEYTSHIEEVKQYAIDRLSAEIGGVKFNGRSAELDKSLYTVLSVLLPFKDPMIGLKLDMKGIAISQGSACSSGATHPSMVMMTVLDEEEMEHTTPLRVSFSHLTTKAEIDRLVEALKEIAVTFSIEKTDVENR